One Robbsia sp. KACC 23696 DNA segment encodes these proteins:
- a CDS encoding sugar dehydrogenase complex small subunit has protein sequence MQSGLPRTTQAPAPDAAASRAVAHAADVSTARHSPPIDTARRFFIGGALALGTAPWLPMLLGGLWQHKAWAADGVPAASTAPAAVISAEARAAFLRVSHALSGDIPLDATQAEVLLAALQQQDAGFGDACVALDTFLKGQPADPLQWQAALDAAKAPFAALPRRILGAWFIGVVGSGTKARALTYVSSLMYRVTADRLRPPSYAYGSYGTWRVDPSTLTLPPMV, from the coding sequence ATGCAATCAGGTTTACCCAGGACGACGCAGGCGCCAGCACCGGACGCCGCCGCCTCACGCGCCGTCGCGCACGCGGCCGATGTCTCGACCGCCCGTCATTCCCCGCCCATCGATACCGCCCGCCGCTTTTTTATTGGTGGGGCATTGGCATTGGGCACGGCGCCCTGGCTGCCGATGCTGCTCGGCGGACTGTGGCAGCACAAGGCCTGGGCCGCCGATGGCGTTCCCGCCGCGTCCACGGCGCCCGCTGCCGTCATCAGCGCGGAAGCACGGGCGGCGTTTTTGCGCGTCTCCCATGCCCTCAGCGGCGACATTCCGCTGGATGCCACGCAAGCCGAGGTGTTGCTGGCGGCGCTGCAACAGCAGGACGCCGGATTCGGCGACGCCTGCGTGGCGCTCGACACCTTCCTCAAGGGCCAGCCCGCGGATCCGCTGCAGTGGCAGGCCGCGCTGGATGCGGCAAAGGCGCCGTTCGCCGCGCTGCCGCGCCGGATCCTGGGTGCCTGGTTCATCGGCGTGGTCGGCAGCGGCACGAAGGCGCGGGCGCTGACCTATGTCAGCAGCCTGATGTATCGGGTGACGGCGGATCGTTTGCGCCCGCCGAGCTACGCGTATGGCAGCTACGGCACCTGGCGCGTCGATCCGTCGACGCTCACCTTGCCGCCGATGGTCTAA
- a CDS encoding LysR family transcriptional regulator, whose amino-acid sequence MSPNIKHLKAFLHVAQSGGFILGAIRANMSQPTLSRTIRMLEDELGTRLFDRDARGTVLTPAGRELVNVARRLIERNQVEWTHFQRFLNGEQGRIGIATLPSLSSALLPGAITSVATAHPDLQFGIDEAAAEEVESSVLKGTVDIGLTVKPADEALFEWEPLLTDRFGLVMRTDDPLAHAAACEWQTLGERAFASHVSGTSHCRYQTSALWTAGIQAEPAIRCREIATLAAFVESGFALGLLPQLCMPLIHQTTLTWRPLIAPVASRQLGVLFRRTEAGNGPAQRAPAVDALLVALRKTAAITALPGFDPAGLKIEAEMATNTALAESADLPASRLAAACFVLGNTPVSTPR is encoded by the coding sequence ATGTCGCCGAATATCAAGCATCTGAAAGCCTTTCTCCACGTCGCGCAAAGCGGTGGATTCATCCTGGGCGCGATTCGCGCCAACATGTCCCAGCCCACATTGAGCCGGACCATCCGGATGCTCGAAGACGAGTTGGGCACCCGCCTGTTCGACCGCGACGCGCGCGGCACGGTGCTGACGCCCGCGGGACGCGAGCTGGTCAATGTGGCGCGACGTCTGATCGAACGCAATCAGGTGGAATGGACGCACTTCCAGCGCTTTTTAAATGGCGAACAGGGCCGCATCGGCATCGCCACGCTGCCGTCGCTGTCCAGCGCCTTGCTGCCAGGGGCGATCACCAGCGTGGCGACAGCGCATCCCGACTTGCAGTTCGGCATCGACGAGGCCGCCGCAGAAGAGGTGGAGTCGAGCGTCCTGAAAGGGACTGTCGATATCGGCTTGACGGTGAAGCCGGCCGACGAAGCGTTGTTCGAGTGGGAGCCGCTGCTGACCGACCGATTCGGCCTGGTGATGCGCACCGACGATCCGCTAGCGCACGCGGCGGCCTGCGAATGGCAGACGCTTGGCGAACGTGCCTTCGCCTCGCACGTTTCGGGCACCAGTCATTGCCGCTATCAGACTTCGGCGCTTTGGACCGCCGGCATCCAGGCGGAACCGGCGATACGCTGCCGTGAAATCGCGACATTGGCAGCCTTCGTCGAAAGCGGCTTCGCGCTGGGCTTGCTGCCGCAGCTCTGCATGCCGCTGATCCATCAAACCACCCTCACCTGGCGCCCGCTGATCGCGCCCGTCGCGAGTCGGCAACTGGGCGTCCTGTTCCGTCGTACCGAAGCCGGTAATGGGCCCGCGCAACGGGCACCGGCGGTGGACGCCTTGCTGGTCGCCCTGCGCAAAACCGCGGCGATCACGGCGCTCCCGGGTTTCGATCCGGCAGGCCTGAAGATCGAGGCGGAAATGGCGACAAACACGGCGCTGGCAGAGTCCGCCGACCTTCCCGCGTCTCGCTTGGCCGCGGCATGCTTTGTGCTAGGAAATACCCCTGTATCCACACCCCGCTAG
- a CDS encoding aldo/keto reductase — MSQSPILTLNDGIQIPQVGLGVWQLDDAQTEAACLAAFDAGYRHIDTAKMYNNEEAVGRALKRTSVPRDEIFITTKLANADQGYDSTLKAFDASMKRLGLEKLDLYLIHWAAPKQLKYKDTWRAFVRLKEEGRVRSIGVCNFNQSHLDDIIADSGVAPSVNQIEIHPDFNQQTLLEFCQSRKIRTEAWSPLGQGGELLKAPLFKQLAQKHGKEPVQVILRWHIQAGHVVIPRSKNPERIKSNFDIFDFTLDDADMKAIASMPQTGRLGPDPETFGNP, encoded by the coding sequence ATGTCGCAATCCCCCATCCTCACGTTGAACGATGGTATCCAGATTCCGCAAGTCGGCCTGGGCGTCTGGCAACTCGACGATGCGCAGACCGAGGCTGCCTGCCTGGCCGCCTTTGACGCCGGCTATCGGCATATCGATACGGCGAAGATGTACAACAACGAAGAAGCGGTCGGCCGCGCGCTGAAGCGTACATCGGTGCCGCGCGACGAGATCTTCATCACGACCAAGCTGGCCAATGCGGATCAGGGTTACGATTCGACCTTGAAGGCGTTCGACGCCAGCATGAAGCGACTCGGTCTGGAAAAGCTGGATCTCTATCTAATCCATTGGGCCGCACCGAAGCAGCTGAAGTACAAAGACACGTGGCGCGCTTTCGTGCGGCTGAAGGAAGAAGGCCGCGTCCGCTCGATCGGCGTTTGCAATTTCAACCAGTCGCATCTGGACGACATCATCGCGGATAGCGGCGTTGCACCGTCGGTGAATCAGATCGAGATTCATCCGGACTTCAACCAGCAAACGCTGCTGGAATTCTGTCAGTCGCGCAAGATCCGTACGGAAGCGTGGAGCCCGCTGGGCCAGGGTGGCGAATTGCTGAAGGCGCCGCTCTTCAAGCAATTGGCGCAGAAGCATGGCAAGGAACCGGTGCAGGTGATCCTTCGCTGGCATATCCAGGCAGGCCACGTCGTGATCCCGCGCTCGAAGAACCCCGAGCGCATCAAATCGAACTTCGATATCTTCGATTTCACGCTCGACGATGCCGATATGAAAGCGATCGCATCGATGCCGCAAACAGGCCGACTCGGCCCGGATCCGGAAACGTTCGGCAATCCGTAA
- a CDS encoding acyltransferase, translated as MSTTRPIEGDSSRNANRVLSSRRTLADTLRGHDNNFGIVRLVAAVLVMFGHSFILQPAMSRVDPLHTLTGHDYSGSLAVYAFFFLSGILISQSWERQDALGSYAALRIGRIWPALIVCVGLITLVAGPLLSSLPWSAYLHDKMTVGFLTRNIVLFSGLRTRLPGLFEDNVFHGVNSSLWTLPVEVMCYVMVAVLGVLTLSRGKARVLIGAVLAVAVWLAMFHVHTHLPVIGTIIKDLTDKPGDFSAHPVPFFIAGFVAYHYRDKIVLRGDVAIVLCIAYAFSRGHAWANPLLYVTFIYGLMVFSALPQFKALRPDWDISYGLYIYGFFVQQVVASYFPQQDNLLGLLISLAITTIIAAGSWFLIEKPAIALVRRLLGKKRTTPHPDGVPAAEGVTAGREPRVDAR; from the coding sequence ATGTCGACAACCCGCCCGATCGAGGGTGATTCATCCCGCAATGCCAATCGTGTGCTGTCATCCCGACGCACGCTTGCCGATACCTTGCGCGGCCACGATAACAATTTCGGTATTGTCCGCCTGGTTGCGGCCGTACTGGTGATGTTCGGCCATTCCTTCATCCTCCAGCCGGCTATGAGCCGCGTGGATCCGCTGCACACGCTGACGGGGCACGACTATAGCGGTAGCTTGGCCGTGTACGCGTTTTTCTTCTTGAGCGGCATTCTGATCAGCCAGAGCTGGGAGCGGCAAGACGCCTTGGGGTCTTATGCGGCATTGCGTATCGGTCGGATCTGGCCGGCTTTGATCGTCTGCGTCGGCCTGATCACCCTGGTGGCGGGGCCTTTGCTGTCGTCGCTGCCATGGTCCGCCTATCTGCACGATAAGATGACGGTTGGTTTCCTGACGCGCAATATCGTGTTGTTCTCGGGCTTGCGAACGCGTCTGCCAGGCTTGTTCGAAGACAATGTCTTCCACGGCGTCAATTCGTCGTTGTGGACTTTGCCTGTCGAGGTGATGTGTTATGTGATGGTCGCAGTGTTGGGGGTATTGACGCTGTCGCGCGGCAAGGCACGTGTGCTGATCGGCGCGGTTCTCGCGGTCGCGGTGTGGCTCGCGATGTTCCACGTGCATACGCATCTGCCGGTCATCGGCACCATCATCAAGGATCTCACCGATAAGCCGGGTGATTTTTCAGCCCATCCCGTGCCGTTCTTTATCGCCGGTTTCGTCGCGTATCACTATCGCGACAAGATTGTCTTGCGGGGTGATGTGGCGATCGTCCTGTGTATCGCGTACGCGTTCTCGCGCGGACACGCCTGGGCGAACCCCTTGCTGTATGTGACTTTTATCTACGGCCTGATGGTGTTTTCGGCCTTGCCGCAATTCAAGGCATTGCGCCCGGATTGGGACATCTCGTACGGGCTCTATATCTACGGCTTCTTTGTGCAGCAAGTGGTGGCGTCCTATTTCCCGCAGCAGGACAATCTGTTAGGTTTGCTGATCTCCCTGGCGATCACGACGATCATTGCCGCGGGGTCGTGGTTCCTGATCGAGAAGCCGGCGATTGCCCTCGTGCGCCGTTTGCTGGGGAAAAAGCGGACGACGCCGCATCCCGATGGGGTACCGGCCGCGGAAGGTGTGACGGCAGGGCGTGAGCCGCGCGTGGACGCGCGCTAG
- a CDS encoding helix-turn-helix domain-containing protein — MLLHKPLDAVIQDRLEDETIRRKFSIRLDMTLKRKKLSSTHIARQLGVAVQHLQFWRAGVTVPTIRQVRRLSTLLDVPMDWLCAVV, encoded by the coding sequence ATGTTGCTGCACAAACCATTGGATGCCGTGATCCAGGATCGCCTCGAGGACGAGACGATCCGTCGGAAATTCTCGATCCGCCTCGATATGACGCTGAAGCGCAAGAAGTTGTCGTCGACGCATATCGCGCGCCAATTGGGCGTCGCGGTTCAGCATCTGCAATTCTGGCGCGCCGGCGTCACCGTGCCGACCATCCGCCAGGTCCGCCGCCTCTCGACCTTGCTTGACGTCCCGATGGATTGGCTCTGCGCCGTCGTCTGA
- a CDS encoding transporter, with the protein MTFDPSTMRYGADDNGLVCGFLFTEHPQQETASVRAARGDASQLHASVSALLPPAGQPGSPLQGPAFLHHHDADEEGLAAQPIDAAEALAWLADYYASEESQAKPRPGPPGKDFVWLHFHLAHTNSRRWIEEHLDLPEAFFEALQEGSRSTRIEQQDGSLLAVVNDVTFSFEQKPTEIATLWVYTHRRMMVTLRVKPLRSVDRLRASVMAGERFRTPAELLVHLLRDQADLMAKIVRDTSADVDGIEDQLLSQRPFSFRQDLGGLRRILVRLQRTLAPEPGSLFRLLARPPGWLQHEDVQDLRESTEEFSLVLGDLAGLIERIRLIQEDISVRRDEQSNRTLFTLTMVTVLALPINIVAGFFGMNVGGIPLSENKHGFWLLVLLVATFTAVGGYWAFRRNDR; encoded by the coding sequence ATGACATTTGATCCGTCGACGATGCGTTACGGAGCCGACGACAACGGTCTCGTTTGCGGTTTTCTGTTCACCGAGCACCCGCAGCAGGAAACGGCCTCGGTGCGCGCGGCGCGCGGCGACGCGAGCCAGCTGCACGCGTCCGTCAGCGCCTTGCTGCCCCCAGCCGGGCAGCCGGGCAGTCCGCTACAAGGGCCGGCCTTCCTGCATCACCACGATGCCGACGAGGAAGGGCTTGCCGCCCAGCCGATCGATGCGGCCGAGGCACTGGCCTGGCTCGCCGACTACTACGCGAGCGAGGAGTCGCAGGCGAAACCGCGTCCCGGGCCGCCGGGTAAGGATTTCGTCTGGTTGCATTTCCATCTGGCGCATACGAATAGCCGGCGCTGGATCGAGGAGCATCTGGATCTGCCCGAGGCGTTTTTCGAGGCGTTGCAGGAAGGCTCCCGTTCGACCCGGATCGAACAGCAGGACGGTTCCCTGCTGGCGGTGGTCAACGATGTCACGTTCAGCTTCGAACAAAAGCCGACCGAGATCGCGACGCTCTGGGTCTACACGCATCGCCGGATGATGGTGACGCTGCGCGTCAAGCCGCTGCGCTCGGTGGACCGCCTGCGGGCCAGCGTGATGGCGGGCGAACGGTTTCGCACGCCTGCCGAGCTGCTGGTGCATCTGCTGCGCGACCAGGCCGACCTGATGGCGAAGATCGTCCGCGACACCAGCGCCGATGTCGATGGCATCGAGGATCAACTGCTGTCCCAGCGGCCGTTTTCCTTCCGGCAGGATCTGGGGGGATTGCGTCGGATTCTGGTGCGGCTGCAGCGAACCCTCGCGCCCGAACCCGGCTCGCTGTTCCGACTGCTGGCACGGCCGCCCGGTTGGTTGCAACACGAGGACGTGCAGGATCTGCGCGAATCGACCGAAGAGTTCTCGCTGGTGCTCGGCGATCTGGCCGGCTTGATCGAGCGGATTCGTTTGATTCAAGAAGACATTTCGGTGCGCCGGGACGAGCAGAGCAACCGCACCCTGTTCACCCTTACGATGGTGACGGTCCTCGCACTGCCGATCAATATCGTCGCCGGGTTTTTTGGGATGAATGTGGGCGGCATACCGTTGTCGGAAAATAAACACGGTTTCTGGCTGTTGGTGCTGTTGGTGGCCACCTTCACCGCCGTGGGCGGCTACTGGGCATTCCGCCGAAACGATCGCTGA
- a CDS encoding EAL domain-containing protein, with the protein MIATIAALIRRDALRSVFQPIVSLKTGEVVAHEAFARVARAASGAHAVIPPAGTAAAAPKIPTALTAPTVPAAAWSLSSALADLPTDSAGRLFEMAEREGCRVFLERAAACRAVERYRSLGWGAAADSNVASNSANALLFVNLSADALRQLARHRRAVFDILARCGIVPERLVFELTERNTLGSVDSLALACRAIRETGARIALDDYGTGHATLSLWVALEPEFLKIDASLVRGSGTHPLRFEALRSVHRLAQKAGTTVIAEGIETADDLIVCRDLGIEMGQGFALARPAPQPPREIASVAMQVLRNRAITVFPDMATRATARATAGQLLRDAPSVGPQTRNDEVFALFSAHPDLHAIPVVEDSTPLALINRRHFVDAYAVPFHRELFGRKPCMTHANPTPLIVEADVDIDSLALRLSSRDTGYLSDGFIIVEQGVYRGLGTAEDLMRAVTDVRIEAARYANPLTQLPGNIPIEAHMRRLIDGRAPFYACYCDLNEFKSYNDQHGYWQGDEVLRLTAAILSNACDARRDFLGHVGGDDFLIFFQSLDWRPRLMDAIATFNRQVVQLYTDDERRAGGIEAQDRFGQRRFHGFVKLAAGVIEARAGLYDIASLTALAAVAKQEAKRDASGFFLIQPHQAPAPPQSPFWPHSDSHPLTV; encoded by the coding sequence ATGATCGCCACGATTGCCGCCCTGATCCGCCGGGATGCGTTGCGCTCGGTGTTTCAACCGATCGTGTCGCTGAAAACCGGGGAAGTGGTTGCGCACGAAGCGTTCGCGCGTGTCGCGCGGGCCGCCTCCGGCGCGCATGCCGTCATCCCGCCCGCAGGCACCGCTGCGGCAGCCCCGAAAATCCCCACCGCCCTCACTGCGCCAACCGTCCCCGCTGCCGCATGGTCGCTCTCTAGTGCGTTGGCCGATCTGCCGACCGATAGCGCCGGACGGCTTTTCGAGATGGCGGAGCGCGAAGGCTGTCGCGTGTTCCTGGAGCGTGCGGCGGCGTGCCGCGCGGTGGAGCGCTATCGTTCGCTGGGGTGGGGTGCGGCCGCCGATTCGAACGTCGCCTCGAACAGTGCGAACGCCTTGCTTTTCGTCAATCTCAGCGCCGATGCGCTGCGGCAACTCGCCCGGCACCGCCGGGCGGTGTTCGATATTCTGGCCCGTTGCGGCATCGTTCCGGAGCGCCTGGTTTTCGAGTTGACCGAACGCAACACGCTGGGCTCGGTGGATTCGCTGGCGCTGGCCTGCCGCGCGATCCGCGAAACCGGGGCACGCATCGCGCTGGACGATTACGGCACCGGGCATGCAACGCTGAGCCTGTGGGTCGCGCTGGAACCGGAATTCCTGAAAATCGATGCCTCGCTGGTGCGGGGCAGCGGCACGCATCCGCTGCGTTTCGAGGCCTTGCGTTCGGTGCACCGGCTCGCGCAAAAAGCCGGCACGACGGTGATCGCCGAAGGGATCGAGACGGCGGACGACCTGATCGTCTGTCGCGATCTCGGTATCGAGATGGGGCAGGGGTTTGCCTTGGCCCGGCCGGCGCCGCAGCCGCCGCGCGAGATCGCCTCGGTGGCGATGCAGGTGCTACGTAACCGCGCGATCACGGTGTTTCCCGACATGGCGACGCGCGCCACCGCGCGGGCGACCGCGGGGCAATTGCTCCGCGATGCCCCGAGCGTGGGCCCGCAAACGCGCAATGACGAAGTCTTCGCGCTGTTCAGCGCCCATCCGGATCTGCACGCGATCCCGGTCGTGGAAGACAGTACGCCGCTCGCGTTAATCAATCGACGTCATTTCGTCGATGCCTACGCCGTACCCTTTCATCGCGAGTTGTTCGGCCGCAAGCCGTGCATGACCCATGCCAATCCCACGCCGCTGATCGTGGAGGCGGACGTAGACATCGATTCGCTGGCCTTGCGGCTCAGTTCGCGCGACACCGGCTATTTGTCGGACGGCTTTATCATTGTCGAGCAGGGCGTCTATCGCGGTTTGGGGACGGCTGAAGATCTGATGCGGGCGGTGACCGATGTGCGTATCGAGGCGGCGCGCTATGCGAATCCGCTGACCCAATTGCCGGGCAATATTCCGATCGAGGCGCATATGCGCCGTCTGATCGACGGGCGCGCGCCGTTCTACGCCTGCTATTGCGACTTGAACGAGTTCAAATCCTATAACGATCAGCACGGGTATTGGCAGGGCGACGAGGTGCTGCGCTTAACGGCGGCGATCCTGTCGAACGCTTGCGACGCCCGTCGCGACTTTCTCGGTCACGTGGGCGGCGACGATTTTCTGATATTTTTCCAGAGCCTGGATTGGCGGCCGCGGCTGATGGACGCGATCGCGACGTTCAACCGGCAGGTCGTCCAGCTCTATACCGACGACGAAAGGCGGGCGGGAGGGATCGAGGCGCAGGACCGTTTCGGGCAGCGCCGCTTCCATGGTTTCGTGAAATTGGCGGCCGGAGTGATAGAAGCGCGTGCGGGGCTGTATGATATCGCGTCGCTGACGGCGCTGGCCGCGGTGGCGAAACAAGAGGCAAAACGGGATGCGTCCGGCTTTTTTCTGATACAGCCGCATCAGGCGCCGGCGCCGCCGCAGTCCCCGTTTTGGCCGCACTCGGATTCTCACCCTCTGACAGTTTGA
- a CDS encoding substrate-binding domain-containing protein, with the protein MSSTIKDVALLARCSIATVSRALNTPDKVDPVTLAAVRAAIEASDYRPSALGRMLRAEHSQVIGVVVPTIANPVFGETVQGIDELASAAGYRLMLMTTEYQTDRERAAIDTLRAHRVDGLIVTVADADANEALDALDRAGLPYVLAHNDAPAHSQRRSVAVDNFSAAREAVGEMIARGHTRIRMLAGTLSASDRARQRVAGYEAAMQAAGLSAEPVIEIDFLSDHLSDAVFDALAATGTTGLFCSNDRLALVAVTSLESQGLLVPRDMSVVGFDGLTLGKLLMPRLASVCVPNREIGRRAWASLRDAIRGARTKPEAARIDPDAPASGDAAASRFDAVHERLAHEIRLGGTLGSASPLSRNPLHSFNHKRKPT; encoded by the coding sequence ATGAGCAGCACGATCAAGGATGTCGCGTTGCTGGCCCGCTGCTCGATCGCCACCGTGTCACGCGCTTTGAATACGCCTGACAAGGTCGATCCCGTCACCTTGGCCGCGGTGCGCGCGGCCATCGAGGCCAGCGATTATCGTCCGAGTGCGCTCGGGCGAATGCTGCGCGCGGAGCACAGCCAGGTCATCGGCGTCGTGGTGCCGACGATTGCGAATCCGGTGTTCGGCGAGACGGTCCAGGGCATCGACGAATTGGCTTCGGCCGCCGGGTATCGGCTCATGCTGATGACCACCGAATATCAGACCGATCGCGAACGCGCCGCCATCGATACGCTGCGCGCGCATCGTGTCGACGGGCTGATCGTCACCGTCGCCGATGCCGATGCGAACGAAGCGCTCGACGCCCTCGACCGCGCGGGCCTGCCCTATGTACTCGCGCATAACGATGCGCCGGCGCACAGCCAAAGGCGCAGCGTCGCCGTCGACAATTTCAGTGCGGCGCGCGAAGCGGTGGGCGAAATGATCGCGCGCGGCCATACCCGAATTCGGATGCTGGCCGGCACGCTGAGCGCGTCCGATCGGGCGCGACAACGCGTTGCCGGGTACGAAGCGGCCATGCAAGCGGCGGGGCTGTCCGCGGAGCCGGTTATCGAGATCGACTTCCTTTCCGATCATCTGTCGGACGCGGTCTTCGATGCGCTCGCCGCCACCGGCACCACCGGCTTGTTCTGCAGCAACGATCGCCTCGCGCTTGTCGCCGTGACGTCGCTCGAAAGCCAGGGGCTGCTCGTGCCGCGCGATATGTCGGTGGTCGGTTTCGATGGCTTGACGCTCGGCAAGCTGCTGATGCCGCGCCTGGCCAGCGTCTGCGTCCCGAACCGTGAGATCGGACGGCGCGCGTGGGCGTCCCTGCGCGATGCGATTCGCGGTGCGCGCACGAAGCCAGAGGCCGCCCGCATCGATCCCGATGCGCCGGCTTCCGGCGACGCCGCGGCGTCCCGTTTCGATGCAGTCCATGAACGCCTGGCGCATGAAATCCGTCTCGGCGGGACCTTGGGTTCCGCCTCGCCCCTGTCACGCAACCCGCTTCATTCATTCAACCACAAGAGAAAACCGACGTGA
- a CDS encoding ABC transporter substrate-binding protein, with protein sequence MMPSLSSIARTIIAGRPRSASRHARRLALRAVAGAITALTLFGAASGSAHAQGEQTAICYNCPPEWADWAGQIAAIKAATGIRVPFDDKNSGQAIAQMMAEHKSPVNDVVYLGISSAFQAKDKGLLAAYKPPHWDEIPADEKDPQGTWFAIHSGTIGLMVNKDALDGKPVPQSWADLLKPEYKGMVGYLDPSSAFVGYAGAIAVNQALGGSLANFQPGLDWFKRLQANAPIVPKQTAYARVLSGEIPILIDYDFDAYRARYKDQANVAFVIPKEGTISVPYVMGLTAGAPHEANGKKVLDFVLSDAGQAKWAAAYLRPVRNVPMPKEIAARFLPASDYARAQTVDYRALAAQQQAFGQAYLKIAH encoded by the coding sequence ATGATGCCCTCCCTTTCGTCCATCGCTCGCACGATCATCGCCGGTCGGCCGCGTTCGGCGTCCCGCCACGCACGACGTCTGGCCTTGCGGGCCGTCGCCGGCGCCATCACCGCGCTGACGCTGTTCGGTGCCGCCAGCGGCAGCGCGCACGCCCAGGGCGAACAGACCGCCATCTGCTACAACTGTCCGCCCGAGTGGGCCGATTGGGCCGGTCAGATCGCCGCGATCAAAGCGGCCACCGGCATCCGCGTGCCGTTCGACGACAAGAACTCGGGGCAGGCCATCGCGCAGATGATGGCGGAGCACAAGAGCCCCGTGAACGACGTCGTCTATCTCGGTATCTCCTCCGCCTTTCAGGCAAAGGACAAGGGCCTGTTGGCCGCCTACAAACCGCCGCATTGGGATGAGATTCCCGCCGACGAGAAAGATCCGCAAGGCACGTGGTTCGCCATTCACTCGGGCACCATCGGTCTGATGGTGAACAAGGATGCGCTGGACGGCAAGCCGGTGCCGCAGTCCTGGGCCGATTTGCTGAAGCCGGAATACAAGGGCATGGTCGGCTATCTCGATCCGTCGAGCGCCTTCGTCGGCTATGCCGGCGCGATCGCCGTCAATCAGGCACTGGGCGGATCGCTCGCTAACTTCCAACCGGGGCTGGACTGGTTCAAGCGGCTGCAAGCGAATGCGCCGATCGTGCCGAAGCAGACCGCCTATGCCCGCGTCCTCTCCGGTGAAATCCCGATCCTGATCGATTACGACTTCGACGCCTATCGCGCCCGTTACAAGGACCAGGCCAACGTCGCCTTCGTCATCCCGAAAGAAGGCACGATCTCGGTTCCCTATGTCATGGGCCTGACGGCCGGCGCGCCGCACGAGGCCAACGGCAAGAAAGTACTGGACTTCGTCCTCTCGGACGCTGGTCAGGCGAAGTGGGCCGCCGCCTACCTGCGCCCGGTACGCAATGTGCCGATGCCGAAGGAGATCGCCGCCCGCTTTCTGCCGGCCAGCGACTACGCACGGGCGCAGACCGTCGACTACCGCGCGCTGGCGGCCCAGCAACAGGCCTTCGGTCAGGCGTATTTGAAAATCGCGCATTAA
- a CDS encoding ABC transporter permease — MSESTFPLPLRGALLAPALTFFAAFWLLPVVLLLRISADGHPLTAYWAILSNANYMRSLLNTVVLSLAVTAVSLVLATVSGLFLARRTFPLKSLLMALLGFPLIFPGVVVGFLVIMLAGRQGLIGALSLRLTGDKWIFAYSMGGLFLAYLYFSIPRVLISVVAAASKLDPSLVEAARALGASPWQVARDVLLPALQPVLVASGALCFATSMGAFGTAFTLGTDIDVLPMTIYTAFTLNADMAGAAALSIMLGVITWLTLALSRRFGAANVAVAA, encoded by the coding sequence ATGTCAGAGTCCACTTTTCCCCTCCCTTTGCGCGGCGCCCTGCTCGCGCCGGCCCTCACCTTCTTCGCGGCGTTCTGGCTGCTGCCGGTCGTCTTGCTGCTGCGTATCAGCGCGGACGGCCATCCGCTGACCGCATATTGGGCCATCCTCAGCAATGCGAACTATATGCGCAGCCTATTGAACACGGTCGTGCTGTCGCTCGCGGTCACCGCGGTCAGCCTCGTGCTCGCGACGGTATCGGGCCTGTTCCTCGCACGTCGTACGTTTCCGCTGAAGTCGCTGCTGATGGCGTTGCTCGGCTTCCCCCTGATTTTCCCGGGGGTCGTGGTAGGCTTTCTCGTCATCATGCTCGCCGGCCGCCAGGGACTGATCGGCGCGCTCTCGCTGCGCTTGACCGGCGACAAGTGGATCTTCGCGTATTCGATGGGTGGGCTCTTTCTCGCCTATCTCTATTTCTCCATCCCGCGCGTCTTGATATCGGTGGTCGCCGCGGCCAGCAAACTGGACCCTTCGCTGGTCGAAGCGGCACGCGCACTGGGCGCATCGCCGTGGCAAGTGGCGCGTGACGTCTTGTTGCCGGCCTTGCAGCCGGTATTGGTCGCCAGCGGCGCGCTGTGCTTCGCCACGTCGATGGGCGCTTTCGGTACCGCGTTCACGCTCGGCACCGATATCGATGTCCTGCCGATGACGATCTACACCGCCTTCACCTTGAACGCCGACATGGCCGGCGCCGCCGCCTTGTCCATCATGCTCGGCGTCATCACCTGGCTGACGCTGGCCCTCTCGCGGCGCTTCGGCGCCGCCAATGTCGCGGTGGCAGCATGA